TGTAAGCCTTTTATTTTGTATGTCCATGAAAAAATTATGGAAAGCAGACTAAACATCAATGTATCTGCAATAGATTACGACAAAACAAGTAAAGCATTAACACAACAACTTAGATTTTTAGAAGAAATGGTTCACGGGGAAGATGACTTTGTTATGACAGATTCAGAATTTGCATTTGGATGGCATTTTTTTGTACTTAGTGTGAATAGGACATTGATTCAAAAATTGGAATCAATGATGGGTGATGACTTTGGAAAATTGAAAGGTAAAACAACAGATAAAAAATTTCTTACATGGCTAACAAATAAAGTTGAAAAGAAATCACCTAGATTCAAAGTTGCCATTAAAGAAGAGATGGAATCAAGTAAGTTCGGAATATTTTAAAATAAACAGAGGGCCCTCGAGGGGAATCGAACTCCTGTCCGAGGATCCACAATCCTCTATACTAACCACTGTACTACGAGGGCCACAAAAAAATTAATTTTTTCATCCTGTAATAATCTTTAAGATTGAATGAAGGTAAGAACAATCAAGAATTAATAAAAAATTAGGCTCAAATTGGAATAAAATATTATTTGTGAATAAGAAATAACGATCGCTTTAAATTTGAAGAATCTGGGTATTTTTCACCATGAGACGAGGATTCATCACTAACAGGTTACGTTCAGGAAAAAAATCATTAGCAATGCCTATAGAAAAAAAAATTGAAAAAATCCAAGGTAATGGATTCACATGGATAGATTTACAAAATCCAGATAGAGATGATGTTGAAAAATTAGCTCCAAATTACAACTTTAATGAATTAAACATCGAAGATTGTATGACAAAATTTGAACTTCCAAAACTTGATAGTTATGATGATCATTTCTTTGTAATTTTACAATTTCCACCACTTGCACGAAAAATTGGAATTTCAAAAAATAGTCAATTATCCATATTTGTTGGAAAAGATTTTCTAGTAACTGTACATCAAGGAGATCTCAAACCATTAGTACAATTAGTACAAACATGTGTTTTAGATTCTGATAAAGAATTAAAAAATAGATTAGTAGGTGAGTCATCTGGAGATTTACTTCATGAAATTATAGATGCTTTAGTAGATGATCTTTTACACACATCAAGAAAAATTATTGCAAATTTAGATGAAATGGAGGATAATGTGTTTGATGAATCAAAACCAGTTGCCAGAAGTATTGCTTTACTTAGAAGGGAAATTAACAGATTAAGAAGAATATCAGTACCGCTAAAGAGATTTGTATTAGAAATTGCAAAAAATGTTAAAAGATTTTCAGATAATTCAGATGACGAGCTTGGCCTATATTTTGATGATGTAATTGATCACATTGACAAAGTAATTGAAACATTAGAGGAATCAAGGGAAACAATGGAAATTTACAAAGATACAGACTTTGTATTAAGTAATGAAAAAACAAACAAAGTTTTAGCTGTCTTAACAATGATTTTCACATTAGCCATTCCATCAACAGTGATTGGAACATTTTATGGAATGAATGTGAATCTACCAGGAGGAATAGGAGAAAATGCAATGATTTTAGGGCCATTTACTACGTTCATAGTCGTAATTCTTGCATCTGCAATACCTGCAATCTTGATGTTCATTTATTTCAAAAAATTAGGTTGGATTAGTAGTTAGTAAAACAAATTCTAAATTTTTTCATGAAGATTTATTTCAATTTTTGTTAAGGAACGACTCAAATTATCAGGAATTAGAATTAATAATCCAGAGTTTCCAGATATATTTTCACAAATTCCACTAAAACTGGTATAACTTTTTCCAAAACAACTATCATTTGTATAAAAATTAAATTTTTTAGATTTTAAATAATTGTCAAATTGTTTTTTGGAGTCAACAAAATATACATCAAACCAAGTATTTCGATCATCAATAGAAATAGAATATTCGTAAGATGTAATTTTTTTATCAGAACAAATTGGAATGAATTGAGCATAGTAATTTGATTCAACTGAGTTAACAGTTTTAACATTAGGTATAATTGAAACATAAGTGTCAGTATTAAGTTCAGAACCTTGAATTAATTCAATTTGAGTTCTAACTGAATCAATTGCATAACGATATGTCATAGGTTTCCAACTTGAATTACAATCACTGAATTGATGTTTTAATTCAACATAACCTCGATTATCTTGAAATTGCAAATTGTTAAAATTATAATTATCAAAATTAGAAACATTAGAAAAATCAGTAGAGTAAACATGATCAGTAGGATTTGGATTAGACCAAACATTTGTTATTTCAAATAAAACATTTGCAGGAAAACTATTCCATTCTTCTTGAAAATGTACATAAATTGAATATTTGTTTATTTCTTGATCATAGGGAGAGGTAAATAGTAAATGTCCATAAAATCCATTCAAAAGAAGTACTGCAAATGCAATAGCAGGCAAAATAAGAAATATTTTCCTCATGTTATTTTATTAAATTAAGATAATTTTACAGTAATGATACAAATCAAAAAGCAGAAGTTTAATGTATCATAATAAAATGAAATTATGATATATTGTTTTTATGAGGAAAATATAGACATATCTTATAAAAGCCCGTAGATGATTTTAGTAAAAACATGGTTAAAGTAAAAGTTAGAACAGGTAGAGGTACCGGAACTATAGAAGTTGATGTAGGCGATCTCAAATTCTCAGGTGAAGAATTTAAAAAAATTCAAGCTGAAAGAAAGAAAGCTGCAGGTAACAGAACAGTCTCAACAGGTAGAGGTACTGGTAGAAGAAAACTTTCAGACACCCCAGAGCCAAAAGAAAGACCTTCAACAAAAGGTAGTACAAGAAGTACTAGCAGAGGAACTGGTTCAAGAAAAGGTACAACATAAACTCCTTTTTGGATTTTATTTTTCTTATATTTTTCTATTATTGATCAGATTTTAGCATCTGGATTTTTTTGTTTTAATTTTTCCCAATCTGCAAGGAAGTTATCTAAACCAATTTTTGTCAAAGGATGTTGAAGCATTTTATCTAAGACACCTGGAGGTAACGTAACAACATCTGCACCAATTTTTGCTGCATCAATTACATGTAATGGATGACGAACACTGGCAACAAGAATTTGTGTTTCAAAAGTATAATTTGAAAAAATTTCTTTAATTTCTTTAATCAAATTCATTCCGTCTTGACCTATATCGTCTAATCTTCCAATAAATGGACTAACATATTTTGCACCAGATTTTGCTGCAAGTAAAGCCTGATTTGCAGAAAATATCAAAGTGACATTTACAGGAATTCCCTGTGATGAAAAAGATTTACATGCTTTTAGTCCATCAGGAGTCATTGGAACTTTAACAACAACATTATCACCATATTCACGAAGACGTTTACCTTCTTCAAGCATTCCAGAATAATCAGTACTAACAACTTCTAAACTAACATCGCCTTGAATAATTTTTGTAATTTCTTCCATTGCGTCTTTAGGGTTACCACCTTCTTTTGACATTAAAGAAGGATTA
This window of the Candidatus Nitrosomarinus catalina genome carries:
- a CDS encoding magnesium transporter CorA family protein, translated to MRRGFITNRLRSGKKSLAMPIEKKIEKIQGNGFTWIDLQNPDRDDVEKLAPNYNFNELNIEDCMTKFELPKLDSYDDHFFVILQFPPLARKIGISKNSQLSIFVGKDFLVTVHQGDLKPLVQLVQTCVLDSDKELKNRLVGESSGDLLHEIIDALVDDLLHTSRKIIANLDEMEDNVFDESKPVARSIALLRREINRLRRISVPLKRFVLEIAKNVKRFSDNSDDELGLYFDDVIDHIDKVIETLEESRETMEIYKDTDFVLSNEKTNKVLAVLTMIFTLAIPSTVIGTFYGMNVNLPGGIGENAMILGPFTTFIVVILASAIPAILMFIYFKKLGWISS
- the fsa gene encoding fructose-6-phosphate aldolase, with the protein product MKIFLDTANLESIKKFNDMGLLDGITTNPSLMSKEGGNPKDAMEEITKIIQGDVSLEVVSTDYSGMLEEGKRLREYGDNVVVKVPMTPDGLKACKSFSSQGIPVNVTLIFSANQALLAAKSGAKYVSPFIGRLDDIGQDGMNLIKEIKEIFSNYTFETQILVASVRHPLHVIDAAKIGADVVTLPPGVLDKMLQHPLTKIGLDNFLADWEKLKQKNPDAKI